In Bacteroidales bacterium, a single window of DNA contains:
- a CDS encoding class I SAM-dependent methyltransferase produces the protein MMIKDTKPLLFEKTDCNIWTDPYIRQQMLKEHLKPTSDGASRKQESILKITDFVLSQSKPENRLLDLGCGPGLYTSLFKDKGYEVTGIDFNKASIEYAIAERKDIHYILGDYINEYPYGKFDTVIMIYCDLGTHSDNDRDKLLKNIYQSLEEGGSFIFDVFTDDLIKDKQEERNWEYASAGGFWNKDEYLLLSQTFHYHGNKTFAYQYNLLSELETKHFIVWDRYYSEEEITLVLKNAGFRKVTIHKNILKDNNFTSNSEMFVVARK, from the coding sequence ATGATGATAAAAGATACTAAACCCTTATTATTCGAAAAAACTGATTGCAATATTTGGACTGACCCTTACATTCGGCAGCAGATGCTCAAAGAACATTTGAAGCCAACGTCTGACGGGGCCAGTCGAAAGCAGGAATCTATATTAAAAATCACAGATTTTGTGCTCAGTCAGTCTAAACCGGAAAACCGCCTCCTTGATCTGGGATGCGGTCCCGGGTTATATACCTCTTTATTCAAAGATAAAGGTTATGAAGTAACAGGAATTGATTTCAATAAGGCATCTATTGAGTATGCGATTGCTGAAAGGAAAGATATTCATTACATTCTGGGTGATTACATCAATGAGTATCCTTATGGGAAATTCGATACGGTAATCATGATTTACTGCGACTTGGGAACTCATTCCGATAATGACAGAGACAAACTGCTGAAAAACATCTATCAATCTTTGGAAGAAGGAGGAAGTTTTATATTCGATGTCTTTACTGACGATTTGATAAAAGATAAGCAGGAAGAACGGAATTGGGAGTATGCTTCTGCAGGCGGATTTTGGAATAAAGATGAATACTTGCTGCTAAGTCAAACATTTCATTATCATGGAAACAAAACATTTGCCTATCAATATAATCTGCTGTCGGAACTCGAAACCAAGCATTTTATTGTTTGGGACAGATATTACTCGGAAGAAGAAATTACTTTGGTCTTGAAGAATGCGGGTTTTCGAAAAGTAACTATACATAAGAATATCTTAAAAGATAATAATTTCACATCTAATAGCGAGATGTTTGTTGTTGCCCGAAAGTAA
- a CDS encoding GNAT family N-acetyltransferase, which yields MTYIETERLLLRDWKESDIPSFAEMNRNPKVMEYFLKQLTKEESLDFYNRIQDEFYEYGYGLYAVEKKEDGSFLGYTGFHNILFDFDFAPGIEIGWRLRYKDWNNGYATEAAKACLLYARHLSFDTIWSFTSLLNKASEQVMQKIGMKKVKEFFHPVVPNDHPLKQHILYKIQLKNQYDDKRY from the coding sequence ATGACATACATAGAAACAGAACGTTTATTATTACGGGATTGGAAAGAAAGTGATATACCTTCTTTTGCCGAAATGAATCGAAATCCCAAAGTAATGGAGTATTTCTTAAAACAGTTAACAAAAGAAGAATCCTTGGATTTTTACAATAGGATACAAGATGAATTTTACGAATATGGTTACGGCTTATATGCTGTTGAAAAGAAAGAAGACGGCTCATTTCTCGGATATACCGGATTCCATAATATCTTGTTTGACTTTGATTTTGCTCCGGGCATTGAAATCGGATGGCGACTAAGATATAAAGATTGGAATAATGGTTATGCTACTGAAGCGGCTAAAGCTTGTCTTTTGTACGCACGACATCTATCCTTTGATACGATATGGTCTTTTACATCATTGCTAAACAAAGCTTCTGAACAAGTGATGCAAAAGATAGGAATGAAAAAAGTAAAGGAATTTTTCCATCCGGTTGTGCCGAATGATCATCCTTTAAAACAGCATATTTTATATAAAATACAATTGAAAAACCAATATGATGATAAAAGATACTAA
- the nrdG gene encoding anaerobic ribonucleoside-triphosphate reductase activating protein, translating into MLRFISYDIVFQEIPGEVSLAINISNCPNICVGCHSPHLQDDIGEVLNEHVITELIHRYGSAVTCVCFMGGDGNPGEIEQLAHFVKHFTNGQLKTAWYSGKICFPPECNYNNFDYIKLGPYIKEYGALNIPTTNQKFYQIVDECMVDVTERFWKN; encoded by the coding sequence ATGCTACGGTTCATCAGTTATGATATAGTTTTCCAGGAAATTCCTGGTGAAGTCTCACTTGCGATAAATATTTCCAATTGTCCCAATATATGCGTCGGCTGCCATAGCCCGCATTTACAAGATGACATAGGAGAAGTATTAAATGAGCATGTTATCACCGAATTGATTCATCGGTACGGAAGTGCAGTAACTTGCGTATGTTTTATGGGTGGTGACGGAAATCCTGGTGAGATTGAACAACTCGCTCATTTTGTAAAACATTTCACAAACGGACAATTAAAAACCGCCTGGTATTCCGGAAAAATCTGTTTTCCGCCCGAATGTAATTATAACAATTTCGATTACATCAAATTAGGCCCTTACATTAAAGAATACGGCGCCTTGAATATCCCTACAACCAATCAAAAGTTTTATCAAATAGTTGATGAATGTATGGTTGATGTTACGGAAAGGTTTTGGAAGAATTGA
- the nrdD gene encoding anaerobic ribonucleoside-triphosphate reductase yields the protein METYIVKRDGKKELFSIEKIQNAIAKAFLSVGSFATQDVITNILSRVSIKDGVTVEEIQNQVEIALMAERYYAVAKSYMLYRQKHTEDREVMDKLNFLMEYCDASNAASGSKYDSNANVENKNMATLIGELPKSNFIRLNRRMLTDKIKEMYGKELSDKYIDLLNRHFIYKNDETSLANYCASITMYPWLIGGTTSIGGNSKAPTNLKSFCGGFVNMVFMVSSMLSGACATPEFLMYMNYFIGLEYGKNYYLDVDKVVDLSVKQRTLDKIITDCFEQIVYSINQPTGARNFQAVFWNISYYDRYYFESLFEHFVFPDDSKPDWDSLSWLQKRFMKWFNRERTRAVLTFPVETMALLTENGDVKDKEYGDFTAEMYSEGHSFFTYMSDSADSLSSCCRLRNEISDNGFSYTLGAGGVSTGSKSVLTINLNRCIQYASKREMHYQFFLEEVIDLVHKVQTAYNENLKEMYKKGMLPLFDAGYINIGRQYLTIGVNGLVEAAEFLGIEINDNPEYERFTEEILSTVERYNKKYRDKDLMFNCEMIPAENVGVKHAKWDKKDGYKVNRDCYNSYFYIVEDEKLNIIDKFRLHGEKYIKHLTGGSALHLNLHEHLSKEQYRQLLKVAAKEGCNYFTFNIPNTVCNDCGHITKHNLEECPACGSHNLDYLTRIIGYLKRVSNFSQCRQKEASRRHYATVHQL from the coding sequence ATGGAAACATATATCGTTAAAAGAGACGGCAAAAAAGAATTGTTCTCAATCGAAAAAATTCAAAATGCAATAGCTAAAGCATTTCTGTCTGTCGGAAGCTTTGCCACCCAAGATGTCATTACAAACATTTTAAGCAGAGTAAGTATAAAAGACGGTGTTACGGTTGAGGAAATTCAGAATCAGGTAGAAATTGCCCTGATGGCTGAAAGATATTACGCCGTTGCAAAATCATATATGCTTTATCGGCAAAAACATACGGAAGACCGTGAAGTAATGGATAAACTTAATTTCCTGATGGAGTATTGTGATGCTTCTAATGCAGCCTCAGGAAGTAAATATGATTCCAATGCGAATGTAGAAAATAAAAATATGGCAACATTAATCGGCGAACTTCCTAAGTCTAATTTTATTCGTTTGAATCGCCGGATGCTTACGGACAAGATTAAAGAAATGTATGGTAAAGAATTGTCCGACAAATATATTGATTTATTAAACAGACATTTTATTTATAAGAATGATGAAACAAGTTTGGCAAATTATTGCGCCAGCATAACAATGTATCCTTGGCTTATCGGCGGCACAACTTCAATAGGAGGAAATTCAAAAGCACCAACAAATCTGAAATCTTTTTGCGGCGGATTTGTTAATATGGTTTTTATGGTTTCCAGCATGTTGAGCGGTGCCTGCGCAACTCCAGAGTTTCTGATGTACATGAATTATTTTATAGGATTAGAATACGGAAAAAATTATTATTTGGATGTGGATAAGGTTGTCGATTTATCTGTAAAGCAGCGAACTTTGGATAAGATAATAACTGATTGTTTCGAACAAATAGTTTATTCTATCAACCAACCAACCGGTGCGCGTAACTTTCAGGCTGTATTCTGGAATATTTCTTATTACGACAGGTATTATTTCGAAAGTCTTTTTGAACATTTTGTCTTTCCGGATGACAGTAAACCTGATTGGGATTCGCTCAGCTGGTTGCAAAAACGTTTTATGAAATGGTTCAATAGAGAACGTACCCGTGCCGTTCTTACTTTCCCCGTTGAAACAATGGCTCTTCTTACCGAAAACGGTGATGTCAAGGATAAGGAATATGGAGATTTCACTGCTGAAATGTATTCCGAAGGCCATTCTTTCTTTACATACATGAGCGATAGTGCCGACTCACTAAGTAGTTGTTGCCGTTTGAGAAATGAAATCAGCGACAACGGGTTCAGTTATACTCTCGGTGCAGGCGGTGTTTCCACAGGATCTAAAAGTGTTCTTACAATCAATCTGAATCGTTGTATTCAATATGCTTCAAAAAGGGAAATGCACTATCAATTCTTTTTGGAAGAAGTTATTGATTTGGTACATAAAGTTCAGACAGCCTATAATGAGAATTTAAAGGAAATGTATAAAAAAGGAATGTTGCCTTTGTTTGATGCCGGTTATATCAATATAGGCCGTCAATATTTAACTATTGGTGTAAACGGACTTGTTGAAGCGGCTGAATTTCTCGGAATTGAAATCAATGATAATCCGGAATATGAACGGTTTACGGAAGAAATTCTCAGTACTGTTGAAAGATACAATAAGAAATACAGAGATAAAGATTTGATGTTTAATTGTGAGATGATTCCTGCCGAGAATGTAGGTGTTAAACATGCAAAATGGGATAAAAAAGACGGATATAAAGTGAATAGGGATTGTTATAACAGTTATTTTTATATTGTTGAGGATGAGAAATTAAATATTATTGATAAATTTCGTTTACATGGCGAGAAATATATCAAACATTTAACAGGCGGTTCGGCTTTGCATCTTAATCTACATGAACATTTATCTAAAGAACAATATAGACAATTATTGAAAGTTGCGGCAAAAGAAGGCTGTAATTATTTTACTTTCAATATTCCTAATACAGTTTGCAACGATTGCGGTCATATTACAAAACACAATTTGGAAGAATGTCCGGCCTGCGGTAGTCATAATTTAGATTACCTGACAAGAATTATCGGCTATTTGAAGCGCGTAAGCAATTTCTCACAATGCAGGCAGAAGGAAGCCTCTCGTCGTCATTATGCTACGGTTCATCAGTTATGA